A region of Cucumis melo cultivar AY chromosome 2, USDA_Cmelo_AY_1.0, whole genome shotgun sequence DNA encodes the following proteins:
- the LOC103492515 gene encoding calmodulin-binding protein 60 A-like, whose product MERDKKRDFQNLHNNEHDYRPSETSPKRTSNSIPTPGSEVASSDDIVANILSPQLWSQMEAILCRLVSEEFDRKFMSYVQFLPSSSSSTIQLNNHNNEETTNFRLCFLNQIPSTIFTNNEIETGNGDALQVALIDDNNSNAIVSDGPLSIAQIEVSVLDGDSDKFMSQNILSPRDGKRPLIVGDDLKLHLKNGVGFIQSLSFTDNSSWVRSKQFRLGLRIVDDKIQSKFPRIRESVSQPFRVLDHRGEVNQKHHPPQREDEIWRLEKIGRNGVYHKLLSSQGINTLLGKNVSNKSWNAMVTNALECVPLVKNFAPSFERQDLFEYGMGSEGFEGNLEVSEQRNSSDWNKFLETTLEEWDPNMQEASTSHKYNHEVEDV is encoded by the exons ATGGAGAGAGACAAAAAGAGGGACTTTCAAAACCTTCACAATAATGAACATGATTATCGACCTTCTGAAACTAGCCCTAAAAGAACATCCAACTCTATCCCAACACCTGG ttcTGAAGTCGCGTCGTCCGACGACATTGTAGCTAACATTTTGTCACCTCAATTATGGTCTCAAATGGAAGCTATTCTTTGTCGGCTG gTCAGTGAGGAATTTGATAGAAAGTTTATGTCTTACGTTCAATTTCTTCCATCGTCATCTTCAAg CACTATCCAACTAAATAATCATAACAACGAAGAAACAACCAATTTTAGGTTATGTTTTCTCAATCAAATCCCTTCCACTATTTTTACCAACAACGAGATAGAAACGGGGAATGGTGATGCATTACAAGTTGCACTTATTGATGACAATAATTCCAATGCCATCGTCTCCGACGGTCCTTTGTCGATAGCACAAATTGAGGTCAGCGTCCTCGACGGAGACTCGGACAAGTTCATGAGCCAAAACATTTTGTCTCCAAGGGATGGAAAAAGGCCATTAATTGTGGGCGATGATTTGAAACTTCATCTCAAAAATGGAGTTGGGTTCATCCAGAGTTTGAGTTTCACTGACAATTCAAGTTGGGTGAGATCGAAACAATTTCGATTAGGATTAAGAATTGTGGATGACAAAATTCAAAGTAAGTTTCCAAGAATTAGAGAAAGTGTATCTCAACCATTCAGAGTCTTGGATCATCGAGGAGAAG TGAACCAGAAGCACCATCCTCCACAAAGGGAAGACGAGATATGGAGATTAGAAAAAATTGGAAGAAATGGTGTTTATCATAAACTCTTATCTTCTCAAGGCATCAATACG TTACTTGGTAAGAATGTCTCAAACAAGTCATGGAATGCAATGGTCACTAATGCTTTGGAATGTGTCCCTCTTGTCAAAAACTTTGCTCCAAGCTTCGAG AGGCAAGATTTGTTTGAATATGGCATGGGAAGTGAAGGTTTTGAAGGAAACTTAGAAGTAAGTGAGCAAAGGAACTCAAGTGATTGGAATAAGTTTTTAGAAACAACACTTGAAGAATGGGATCCCAATATGCAAGAAGCTTCAACTTCACATAAATACAACCATGAAGTGGAAGATGTATAA